From Brassica oleracea var. oleracea cultivar TO1000 chromosome C3, BOL, whole genome shotgun sequence, a single genomic window includes:
- the LOC106329362 gene encoding nudix hydrolase 23, chloroplastic: MLKAVQILGWSSGLTIISQRLTRTRNSSSISLKLSAFSSSSRRILSFNPTRMSSSLPGSDPLPKSQTFVSVQSSGDVRKIKFCQWCGGPTKHEIPDGEEKLRAICTHCGKIAYQNPKMVVGCLIVHEEKVLLCKRNIQPSHGLWTLPAGYLEVGESAAEGAMRETWEEAGATVDVISPFAQLDIPLIGQTYVIFLASLKNLDFAPGPESLECRLFGLDEIPFDSLAFSSIYVTLNLYLEDLKKGKVKFHYGTINKRPGSSPSDIRAFTLDYHLQP, encoded by the exons ATGCTCAAGGCCGTCCAGATCCTGGGCTGGTCATCAGGGTTAACCATCATCTCACAGAGATTAACCAGGACCCGTAACTCCTCAAGCATCTCCCTCAAGCTCTCAGCTTTCTCCTCCTCTTCTCGGAGAATCCTCTCCTTCAACCCGACCCGAATGTCTTCCTCGCTACCCGGGTCAGACCCACTTCCCAAGTCTCAGACTTTCGTCTCTGTTCAGTCATCC GGAGATGTTCGTAAGATTAAGTTCTGTCAATGGTGTGGAGGTCCTACGAAGCATGAGATACCCGACGGAGAAGAGAAACTACGAGCTATTTGCACACATTGCGGCAAAATCGCTTACCAGAATCCTAAGATG GTTGTAGGTTGTCTTATCGTTCATGAAGAAAAGGTTTTACTTTGCAAACGTAACATTCAACCTTCACACGGTCTATG GACTCTACCTGCTGGTTATCTAGAGGTTGGAGAGTCAGCTGCAGAAGGAGCAATGAGGGAAACTTGGGAAGAAGCAGGAGCTACTGTGGATGTCATTTCACCTTTTGCTCAACTTGATATTCCTCTTATTGGCCAA ACATATGTTATATTCTTGGCAAGCCTGAAGAATCTGGATTTTGCACCTGGTCCTGAGTCATTAGAGTGTCGTCTTTTCGGACTAGATGAGATACCGTTTGATTCCCTGGCTTTTTCATCTATATATGTTACCTTAAACTTG TACTTGGAAGATCTTAAAAAGGGGAAAGTAAAGTTCCACTATGGTACTATAAACAAAAG GCCTGGAAGTAGTCCTTCTGATATTCGTGCTTTTACTCTTGATTACCATTTGCAGCCATGA
- the LOC106334031 gene encoding uncharacterized protein LOC106334031, which translates to MMEKDQKKESDMYEQRQHQPPYVSQMQPVTHDAYGGGLYGMDDEKEKDAKTIETDARNVEKEPHQHHRPASETQSAEGPDEAKTTKPKHKPPPSSGDRDIDVTGQSYIQ; encoded by the coding sequence ATGATGGAGAAAGATCAGAAGAAAGAGAGCGATATGTACGAGCAACGTCAACACCAGCCACCATATGTGTCGCAGATGCAGCCAGTGACACACGACGCTTACGGAGGCGGACTCTACGGTATGGACGATGAGAAGGAGAAAGATGCCAAGACTATAGAGACAGATGCAAGAAACGTAGAGAAAGAGCCTCATCAACATCACCGACCAGCCAGTGAGACACAGAGCGCAGAAGGGCCTGATGAGGCAAAAACGACGAAGCCAAAGCACAAGCCACCACCTTCGTCTGGTGATCGAGATATTGACGTTACTGGGCAGTCATACATTCAGTGA
- the LOC106332197 gene encoding uncharacterized protein LOC106332197 isoform X1 yields the protein MDDLSAYYTHYSLPSIIPPPLPPGVAPIPVTPIHPVYLPTQSSTGDVRTLFVAGLPEDVKPREIYNLFREFPGYETSHLRISGGSKPFAFAVFSDLQSAVAVMHALNGMVFDLEKHSTLYIDLAKSNPKSKRSRPDDDRESLKKTKPWSNTAQSAGFGSFHTPGMSSSAHNTIGFSPAQSQGVANVAGRAMSTPKSNNAAEPCPTLFIANLGPNCTESELVQVFSRCRGFLKLKIQGTYGTHVAFVDFQDVSCSSEALHALQGTVLYSSLTGEGLRLHTRYARSRMGMRKKIS from the exons ATGGATGATTTGTCAGCTTACTACACTCACTACAGTCTCCCGTCGATTATTCCTCCTCCGCTGCCGCCGGGAGTAGCTCCGATTCCAGTTACTCCAATACATCCGGTATACTTACCCACGCAGTCCTCAACCGGAGATGTTCGAACGCTTTTCGTCGCCGGACTTCCGGAAGACGTCAAGCCTCGGGAGATCTACAATCTATTCCGTGAGTTCCCAGGATACGAAACTTCGCATCTCCGAATCTCTGGTGGATCCAAG CCCTTCGCGTTTGCTGTGTTCTCGGATCTCCAATCAGCTGTAGCGGTGATGCATGCTCTCAAT GGAATGGTGTTTGATCTCGAGAAGCATTCTACTCTTTACATTGATCTTGCTAAATCAAACCCTAAATCTAAGCGATCAAGACCAG ATGATGACAGGGAGAGCTTGAAAAAGACCAAGCCCTGGAGCAACACTGCCCAGTCCG CAGGTTTTGGCAGCTTTCACACTCCTGGAATGAGTAGTTCTGCTCACAACACTATTGGTTTTTCACCTGCACAAAG TCAAGGAGTTGCTAATGTTGCTGGGAGGGCAATGAGTACCCCAAAATCT AATAATGCTGCAGAACCTTGCCCAACACTTTTTATAGCAAACTTGGGACCCAATTGTACTGAATCTGAGTTAGTTCAAGTTTTTTCGAG ATGCCGTGGATTCTTGAAGCTGAAGATTCAAGGCACGTATGGGACTCATGTTGCATTCGTTGATTTCCAG GATGTCAGCTGCTCAAGTGAAGCACTACATGCTCTTCAAGGAACAGTGCTTTACTCATCCCTCACTGGTGAGGGATTGAGGCTACA TACCAGATATGCGAGATCACGGATGGGAATGCGCAAGAAGATTAGTTAA
- the LOC106332197 gene encoding uncharacterized protein LOC106332197 isoform X3 encodes MDDLSAYYTHYSLPSIIPPPLPPGVAPIPVTPIHPVYLPTQSSTGDVRTLFVAGLPEDVKPREIYNLFREFPGYETSHLRISGGSKPFAFAVFSDLQSAVAVMHALNGMVFDLEKHSTLYIDLAKSNPKSKRSRPDDDRESLKKTKPWSNTAQSAGFGSFHTPGMSSSAHNTIGFSPAQSQGVANVAGRAMSTPKSNNAAEPCPTLFIANLGPNCTESELVQVFSRCRGFLKLKIQGTYGTHVAFVDFQDVSCSSEALHALQGTVLYSSLTGEGLRLQYARSRMGMRKKIS; translated from the exons ATGGATGATTTGTCAGCTTACTACACTCACTACAGTCTCCCGTCGATTATTCCTCCTCCGCTGCCGCCGGGAGTAGCTCCGATTCCAGTTACTCCAATACATCCGGTATACTTACCCACGCAGTCCTCAACCGGAGATGTTCGAACGCTTTTCGTCGCCGGACTTCCGGAAGACGTCAAGCCTCGGGAGATCTACAATCTATTCCGTGAGTTCCCAGGATACGAAACTTCGCATCTCCGAATCTCTGGTGGATCCAAG CCCTTCGCGTTTGCTGTGTTCTCGGATCTCCAATCAGCTGTAGCGGTGATGCATGCTCTCAAT GGAATGGTGTTTGATCTCGAGAAGCATTCTACTCTTTACATTGATCTTGCTAAATCAAACCCTAAATCTAAGCGATCAAGACCAG ATGATGACAGGGAGAGCTTGAAAAAGACCAAGCCCTGGAGCAACACTGCCCAGTCCG CAGGTTTTGGCAGCTTTCACACTCCTGGAATGAGTAGTTCTGCTCACAACACTATTGGTTTTTCACCTGCACAAAG TCAAGGAGTTGCTAATGTTGCTGGGAGGGCAATGAGTACCCCAAAATCT AATAATGCTGCAGAACCTTGCCCAACACTTTTTATAGCAAACTTGGGACCCAATTGTACTGAATCTGAGTTAGTTCAAGTTTTTTCGAG ATGCCGTGGATTCTTGAAGCTGAAGATTCAAGGCACGTATGGGACTCATGTTGCATTCGTTGATTTCCAG GATGTCAGCTGCTCAAGTGAAGCACTACATGCTCTTCAAGGAACAGTGCTTTACTCATCCCTCACTGGTGAGGGATTGAGGCTACA ATATGCGAGATCACGGATGGGAATGCGCAAGAAGATTAGTTAA
- the LOC106332197 gene encoding protein couch potato isoform X2 gives MDDLSAYYTHYSLPSIIPPPLPPGVAPIPVTPIHPVYLPTQSSTGDVRTLFVAGLPEDVKPREIYNLFREFPGYETSHLRISGGSKPFAFAVFSDLQSAVAVMHALNGMVFDLEKHSTLYIDLAKSNPKSKRSRPDDDRESLKKTKPWSNTAQSGFGSFHTPGMSSSAHNTIGFSPAQSQGVANVAGRAMSTPKSNNAAEPCPTLFIANLGPNCTESELVQVFSRCRGFLKLKIQGTYGTHVAFVDFQDVSCSSEALHALQGTVLYSSLTGEGLRLHTRYARSRMGMRKKIS, from the exons ATGGATGATTTGTCAGCTTACTACACTCACTACAGTCTCCCGTCGATTATTCCTCCTCCGCTGCCGCCGGGAGTAGCTCCGATTCCAGTTACTCCAATACATCCGGTATACTTACCCACGCAGTCCTCAACCGGAGATGTTCGAACGCTTTTCGTCGCCGGACTTCCGGAAGACGTCAAGCCTCGGGAGATCTACAATCTATTCCGTGAGTTCCCAGGATACGAAACTTCGCATCTCCGAATCTCTGGTGGATCCAAG CCCTTCGCGTTTGCTGTGTTCTCGGATCTCCAATCAGCTGTAGCGGTGATGCATGCTCTCAAT GGAATGGTGTTTGATCTCGAGAAGCATTCTACTCTTTACATTGATCTTGCTAAATCAAACCCTAAATCTAAGCGATCAAGACCAG ATGATGACAGGGAGAGCTTGAAAAAGACCAAGCCCTGGAGCAACACTGCCCAGTCCG GTTTTGGCAGCTTTCACACTCCTGGAATGAGTAGTTCTGCTCACAACACTATTGGTTTTTCACCTGCACAAAG TCAAGGAGTTGCTAATGTTGCTGGGAGGGCAATGAGTACCCCAAAATCT AATAATGCTGCAGAACCTTGCCCAACACTTTTTATAGCAAACTTGGGACCCAATTGTACTGAATCTGAGTTAGTTCAAGTTTTTTCGAG ATGCCGTGGATTCTTGAAGCTGAAGATTCAAGGCACGTATGGGACTCATGTTGCATTCGTTGATTTCCAG GATGTCAGCTGCTCAAGTGAAGCACTACATGCTCTTCAAGGAACAGTGCTTTACTCATCCCTCACTGGTGAGGGATTGAGGCTACA TACCAGATATGCGAGATCACGGATGGGAATGCGCAAGAAGATTAGTTAA
- the LOC106332197 gene encoding protein couch potato isoform X4 gives MDDLSAYYTHYSLPSIIPPPLPPGVAPIPVTPIHPVYLPTQSSTGDVRTLFVAGLPEDVKPREIYNLFREFPGYETSHLRISGGSKPFAFAVFSDLQSAVAVMHALNGMVFDLEKHSTLYIDLAKSNPKSKRSRPDDDRESLKKTKPWSNTAQSGFGSFHTPGMSSSAHNTIGFSPAQSQGVANVAGRAMSTPKSNNAAEPCPTLFIANLGPNCTESELVQVFSRCRGFLKLKIQGTYGTHVAFVDFQDVSCSSEALHALQGTVLYSSLTGEGLRLQYARSRMGMRKKIS, from the exons ATGGATGATTTGTCAGCTTACTACACTCACTACAGTCTCCCGTCGATTATTCCTCCTCCGCTGCCGCCGGGAGTAGCTCCGATTCCAGTTACTCCAATACATCCGGTATACTTACCCACGCAGTCCTCAACCGGAGATGTTCGAACGCTTTTCGTCGCCGGACTTCCGGAAGACGTCAAGCCTCGGGAGATCTACAATCTATTCCGTGAGTTCCCAGGATACGAAACTTCGCATCTCCGAATCTCTGGTGGATCCAAG CCCTTCGCGTTTGCTGTGTTCTCGGATCTCCAATCAGCTGTAGCGGTGATGCATGCTCTCAAT GGAATGGTGTTTGATCTCGAGAAGCATTCTACTCTTTACATTGATCTTGCTAAATCAAACCCTAAATCTAAGCGATCAAGACCAG ATGATGACAGGGAGAGCTTGAAAAAGACCAAGCCCTGGAGCAACACTGCCCAGTCCG GTTTTGGCAGCTTTCACACTCCTGGAATGAGTAGTTCTGCTCACAACACTATTGGTTTTTCACCTGCACAAAG TCAAGGAGTTGCTAATGTTGCTGGGAGGGCAATGAGTACCCCAAAATCT AATAATGCTGCAGAACCTTGCCCAACACTTTTTATAGCAAACTTGGGACCCAATTGTACTGAATCTGAGTTAGTTCAAGTTTTTTCGAG ATGCCGTGGATTCTTGAAGCTGAAGATTCAAGGCACGTATGGGACTCATGTTGCATTCGTTGATTTCCAG GATGTCAGCTGCTCAAGTGAAGCACTACATGCTCTTCAAGGAACAGTGCTTTACTCATCCCTCACTGGTGAGGGATTGAGGCTACA ATATGCGAGATCACGGATGGGAATGCGCAAGAAGATTAGTTAA